The Candidatus Methylomirabilota bacterium genome includes a region encoding these proteins:
- a CDS encoding cobalamin B12-binding domain-containing protein: MTERKIRVIVAKPGLDGHDRGAKIVARALRDAGFEVIYTGLHQTPEQIVATAVQEDADAIGLSVLSGAHNYLFKRLLELLKEKDAEDIVVFGGGIIPPEDAAALKALGVKELFGPGTSTQDIVRFVRENALK, encoded by the coding sequence CGGGTTGGACGGCCACGACCGCGGGGCCAAGATCGTCGCGCGGGCGCTGCGCGACGCCGGCTTCGAGGTCATCTACACGGGCCTGCACCAGACGCCCGAGCAGATCGTCGCCACAGCGGTCCAGGAGGACGCCGATGCCATCGGCCTCAGCGTGCTGTCCGGCGCCCACAACTACCTGTTCAAGCGGCTGCTGGAGCTGCTGAAGGAAAAGGACGCGGAGGACATCGTCGTCTTCGGCGGCGGCATCATCCCGCCCGAGGACGCGGCGGCGCTGAAGGCGCTGGGCGTCAAGGAGCTGTTCGGCCCCGGGACCTCGACCCAGGATATCGTCCGTTTCGTCCGCGAGAACGCGCTGAAGTGA